The following proteins are encoded in a genomic region of Rattus rattus isolate New Zealand chromosome 2, Rrattus_CSIRO_v1, whole genome shotgun sequence:
- the LOC116893405 gene encoding barH-like 1 homeobox protein, whose protein sequence is MGSEVTVGPEFFRRNILQEVQSPHMPKGPFLHSKFHMCSNAPRESSFQMPQGPARDFPCQVFHSLPVTRGSPMQSCLSVPERDLCPQESQRPSKKSSIQMQPGHVMDQESPTLRSLLVHPSRWKPRFSVKSGLQSTLGSVVQSGEHGDQQTSRVASRKERKVRITYTEKQKRVLQDHFNNCRYPTQKDRMALASLVGVTHNDIQVWFKNNRAKDKRKNRQNIPAALPETSGGSEAVSESTHFPDSLPVVDSANVESTFVLDSIPKVNQSQEFSLYPVQACGGARCSQQEDLLYGHAPDRGKDSAQSAAGEVQTGLAVAEAPLAMVCATQGPQSTQDSGPSAEELWQRILEDFDKSEDWYFWGCPPSP, encoded by the exons gttCTTTCGTAGGAACATTCTCCAAGAGGTTCAGAGCCCACATATGCCAAAAGGTCCCTTCTTGCATTCAAAATTCCACATGTGTTCCAATGCACCCAGAGAATCCAGTTTCCAGATGCCTCAAGGGCCTGCAAGGGATTTTCCTTGCCAAGTGTTTCATAGTCTCCCAGTGACCCGAGGAAGTCCAATGCAATCATGTCTTTCAGTCCCAGAAAGGGACCTATGTCCTCAAGAGTCCCAAAGACCAtcaaaaaaatcaagtatccaaATGCAACCAGGTCATGTAATGGACCAAGAGTCACCAACACTGAGAAGCCTCTTAGTGCATCCAAGTCGTTGGAAACCAAGATTCTCAGTGAAATCTGGTTTACAAAGTACTCTAGGATCTGTGGTGCAGTCAGGTGAACATGGTGACCAACAAACCAGTCGCGTGGCTTCAAGGAAGGAGCGGAAAGTCCGAATTACGTACACTGAGAAACAAAAGCGCGTGCTGCAAGACCATTTTAATAATTGCAGATATCCAACCCAGAAGGATCGCATGGCACTGGCCTCACTGGTTGGTGTGACACACAATGACATCCag GTCTGGTTCAAGAACAACCGGGCTAAGGACAAGCGCAAGAATCGCCAGAATATTCCAGCAGCACTGCCAGAGACAAGTGGAGGCTCTGAAGCTGTTTCTGAGTCAACCCATTTTCCTGATTCCTTACCAGTTGTTGACTCTGCCAATGTTGAGTCCACATTTGTTCTGGATTCCATTCCAAAAGTCAACCAGAGCCAGGAATTTTCTCTGTATCCTGTTCAAGCCTGTGGTGGTGCCAGGTGTAGTCAGCAAGAAGACCTGCTTTATGGCCATGCCCCTGATAGAGGCAAGGACTCTGCTCAATCAGCAGCAGGTGAAGTTCAGACTGGCCTAGCAGTAGCGGAAGCTCCATTAGCCATGGTATGTGCCACCCAAGGTCCACAGAGTACTCAAGATTCAGGTCCATCTGCTGAGGAGCTCTGGCAAAGGATACTTGAAGACTTTGACAAGTCAGAGGATTGGTACTTTTGGGGATGCCCTCCTTCCCCATGA